TGCGGTCACCTTCAACCGGGCAGGCACCGCTGCGCACGGTGGCGGATTTGAGATTTTCCATCTTGTCCTTCAGGGACCAGAGAATCTGTCGTGCGGACTTGGGTCCGATACCGGGAACGATGGACAGGGTCTTCACATCCTCGCGGAAGACTAAATCCTGCAAGTCCTTGGGGCCGAACTGGGAAAGGATGGCCAAGGCCTTTTTGGGACCGAGACGGTCCACGGAAATAAGGGTGCGGAAAACTTCGCGGTCATCAAAACAGGGGAAACCGTAAAGATCGAAAGCGTCCTCACGAATCACGGAGTGAACATAAAAGGTCACATCCGAACCGGATTCCGGCAGGGTGGAGATTGCGGTGAGGGTCAGGAAAAGTTCATAGCCCACTCCACCGGGAGTGAGGATGATGCAGGATTTGTCTGTGGCCTCAAGCAGCTTACCGTGGATATAGGCGATCATCTTCCGGCTACCTTTGCGAATCTTCGTTCATTGAGATGGCAGATCGCAATGCCCAGCGCATCGGTGGTATCGTTGGCCCACTTGGTGTTCTTCACACCGAGGATACGCTCCACCATGAAAGCGACCTGAGACTTATCGGCCCGTCCGCTGCCCACAAGGTTACTCTTGACCTTGGTGGGTTCGTACCCCGAAACAACAAGGCCGGAGACAGCACAGGCAGCCATGGCCGCACCACGGGCCTGCCCCAGCTTGAGGGCCGAAGCCGGATTGGAGGCGACAAACGCATTTTCGATTGCCGCCTCGTCCGGTGAATGGTCTTTTATAAGCTCTGCGATGCGGGAATAAATCTCCCCCAGCCGCGAGCACATGGGCTTTTTGGTATTGGTGCGGATTGTCCCGGCATCCACTAAAGTTACCTGACCGGAAAGCTCACGCACTATTCCGTATCCGGTAACGCGGGTTCCGGGGTCAATGCCGATGATTACAATACCGGATTCACCCATCTAGTCTTCCATTTCAGCCATGAGCTCATCGGGGAAGTCAGCGTTGACGTGTACATTCTGTACGTCGTCGTTGTCTTCCAGCTTTTCCATGAGGTTCATGAGCTTCTTGGCAGTGGGTACGTCAACTTCAACAAGGTTCTTGGGCACGTAAGCGAGATCGGAGCTTTTGGCTTCGCACTCGGCTGCCTCAAAAGCCTTCTGAACTTCAGTAAAATCTTCGGGCATGCAGTGTACTTCGAGGGAATCGTCTTCAGCGATTACGTCCTCTGCACCGCCTTCAAGGCCGATTTCCAGCAGTTGGTCTTCGGTGTACTTTTCAGCATCAAAAACCATGACGCCTTT
This genomic interval from Desulfovibrio sp. JC010 contains the following:
- the ruvA gene encoding Holliday junction branch migration protein RuvA; amino-acid sequence: MIAYIHGKLLEATDKSCIILTPGGVGYELFLTLTAISTLPESGSDVTFYVHSVIREDAFDLYGFPCFDDREVFRTLISVDRLGPKKALAILSQFGPKDLQDLVFREDVKTLSIVPGIGPKSARQILWSLKDKMENLKSATVRSGACPVEGDRSEFLDALSGLRNLGYGDEEVREILKEIFEEEPDLDAGGAIRVALKKISQNK
- the ruvC gene encoding crossover junction endodeoxyribonuclease RuvC: MGESGIVIIGIDPGTRVTGYGIVRELSGQVTLVDAGTIRTNTKKPMCSRLGEIYSRIAELIKDHSPDEAAIENAFVASNPASALKLGQARGAAMAACAVSGLVVSGYEPTKVKSNLVGSGRADKSQVAFMVERILGVKNTKWANDTTDALGIAICHLNERRFAKVAGR